In a genomic window of Vallitalea okinawensis:
- a CDS encoding ABC transporter ATP-binding protein, with protein sequence MKNIIINNINKSFGKKQVLQNISLEINEGMFGLLGHNGAGKTTLMRILTTLLNPDQGQVYINGLDAHKNRKAIKEKIGFMPQEFSLYKELTALEMIDYIASLNGLNDKKQRCKKIMDTLEQVNLIDVKDQKIGGFSGGMKRRLGIALSVVKNPEILIVDEPTAGLDPEERVRFRTMLVEFSQNRIVILSTHIVEDISASCEQLALLDAGQLAFSGTPRGWLNQVSGQVYEIEAYNRKELLQLKDNYPIISMRQSNEAVILRLLADYHHVLPKMVQVAPNLEDAYLHFCRKKQCC encoded by the coding sequence TTGAAAAACATTATTATCAACAACATCAATAAATCTTTCGGTAAAAAGCAAGTGCTTCAAAATATATCTTTAGAGATTAATGAAGGTATGTTTGGTTTATTAGGCCATAACGGTGCAGGAAAAACCACACTCATGCGGATTTTAACAACATTATTAAATCCAGATCAAGGTCAGGTATACATCAATGGGTTAGATGCTCATAAAAATAGAAAGGCTATAAAAGAGAAAATTGGTTTTATGCCTCAAGAATTTTCATTATATAAAGAATTAACTGCGCTAGAGATGATTGACTATATAGCTTCTCTAAATGGGTTGAATGATAAAAAGCAACGATGTAAAAAAATAATGGATACTCTGGAACAAGTTAATCTCATTGATGTAAAAGACCAAAAAATTGGTGGTTTCTCTGGTGGTATGAAAAGACGCCTAGGTATAGCTTTATCTGTAGTAAAGAATCCAGAGATATTAATAGTTGATGAGCCAACTGCTGGTTTAGATCCAGAAGAAAGAGTGAGGTTTAGAACCATGTTAGTTGAATTCAGTCAAAATAGAATTGTTATTCTCTCAACCCATATTGTTGAAGATATTTCCGCTTCTTGTGAACAACTAGCTTTGTTGGATGCTGGACAACTAGCGTTTTCAGGCACTCCAAGGGGATGGCTTAATCAAGTAAGTGGTCAAGTTTATGAGATAGAAGCCTATAATCGAAAAGAACTCTTGCAATTAAAAGATAATTATCCTATTATATCCATGAGGCAATCTAACGAAGCAGTTATACTAAGACTACTTGCAGATTATCATCATGTACTGCCTAAAATGGTTCAGGTTGCTCCTAATCTCGAGGATGCATACCTCCATTTTTGTCGCAAGAAGCAGTGTTGTTAA
- a CDS encoding ABC transporter ATP-binding protein, which yields MMYLLEGNNITKIYQSRKNSAVTKAVDGIDIRIMEGEFVGIMGPSGSGKTTLLNVLSGLDDLTNGELSINQQDLLKMNDEDSAKYRRKNMGFIFQDFNLLDSLTLEENIRLPLILDKKLTIKKEKDVQRIISYLGIEAIKDKYPWNVSGGQQQRTAIAMAMINDPKIIFADEPTGNLDSKSSNLVMRSLQRLNKDEKRTILMVTHDPFAASYCNRILFLVDGRIHLEIIKEGSNNTFFDKILDCFTVMGGVESDF from the coding sequence ATCATGTACTTATTAGAAGGTAATAACATCACGAAAATTTATCAATCTAGAAAAAATTCTGCAGTAACCAAAGCTGTTGATGGTATAGATATACGTATAATGGAGGGAGAATTTGTAGGCATAATGGGTCCTTCGGGGAGTGGTAAAACCACTCTACTCAATGTTTTGAGTGGGCTTGATGACTTAACCAACGGCGAACTGTCTATCAATCAGCAAGATTTACTTAAAATGAATGACGAGGATTCAGCTAAATATCGAAGAAAAAATATGGGGTTTATCTTTCAAGATTTTAACCTATTAGATAGTCTTACTTTGGAGGAAAACATTCGGTTACCTCTCATTCTAGATAAAAAGCTGACTATCAAGAAAGAAAAAGATGTACAACGTATTATCTCTTATTTAGGTATTGAAGCCATTAAAGATAAGTATCCTTGGAATGTATCCGGTGGTCAGCAACAACGTACTGCTATTGCTATGGCAATGATCAATGATCCTAAAATTATCTTTGCAGATGAACCTACAGGTAACTTGGATTCCAAGTCTTCTAATCTTGTGATGAGGAGTCTTCAACGCTTGAACAAAGATGAGAAGCGAACGATTCTCATGGTGACCCACGATCCTTTCGCTGCTAGCTATTGTAATCGGATTCTCTTTCTAGTTGATGGTCGAATTCACTTAGAGATTATCAAAGAAGGTTCTAATAACACCTTCTTTGATAAAATACTCGACTGCTTTACTGTCATGGGAGGTGTGGAAAGTGACTTTTAA
- a CDS encoding FtsX-like permease family protein, translating into MTFKTIALKNLRFNIKKYILFIGSGSFTIMIFYLITSLYFNKNFMNQAPQIAPEIILLAIILIGFFSFVYSFFCYSLYIKAKCKEMGLYQVMGLSKKMIKCIISFEMIGMSVITLLLGLVMGLLFSYIFILGALRFTNLDVIRFEVDLIPIGITLLTYGTFYTLMMFIQVKTVSSQNVIQLMKASRVSHFTNKCNSKTAIMGLIIIIGSFAAAFYLRIHSEIPFVIAYFLISVLISLVGLYLTISNLSALIIQVLKGHRKWLSNHMISIKELDYRYFQYKNTIFLLTLLSSITLIAAEFAVSSYMTLPNYYKAFELYDMVVVSESTDEINLHEALNDYIHCEGITPSFHTFFSCPVIKIIGRDGSYVSYSSLLSTSQYNQLSDNPVTLSPGDWLFTHSTYYEVDYYDYWGPFYYKNKDEMIEIPVVSETSHVFINDSVRNDTFLIIDDTYYNELEKDYMDTRTYHLINFSDMRDEERMYQFLYSITENPRHSLYSKKYYLDKKSKEVSFTAYLTLSVSIAFFVALCSSLYFKIISDMDIFRDSYKKLYRIGITAKEMKSIMKKIISPIIIAESLLGSLYSLYYFFVLAWESPTSLLQQHFHNILMIIAFFYMTQFILYKIIIYNISTSISKKGV; encoded by the coding sequence GTGACTTTTAAGACCATCGCTTTGAAGAATCTACGTTTTAATATTAAAAAATATATATTATTTATAGGTTCAGGTTCATTTACTATCATGATTTTTTACTTGATTACCTCTCTCTACTTTAATAAAAACTTTATGAATCAAGCACCCCAAATAGCTCCTGAGATTATTTTATTAGCTATTATACTAATTGGCTTTTTCTCTTTCGTTTATAGTTTCTTTTGCTATAGTTTGTACATTAAAGCTAAATGTAAGGAGATGGGTCTTTACCAAGTTATGGGGTTATCCAAAAAAATGATTAAATGTATTATTTCATTTGAGATGATAGGTATGTCAGTCATAACTTTACTTCTTGGTCTAGTGATGGGATTACTGTTTTCCTATATTTTTATACTAGGTGCATTGCGTTTTACCAATCTCGATGTGATTCGTTTTGAAGTTGACTTAATTCCAATAGGTATAACTTTATTGACCTATGGAACTTTTTATACTCTAATGATGTTTATACAAGTTAAGACTGTTTCTAGTCAGAATGTTATTCAGCTAATGAAAGCATCAAGAGTTAGTCATTTCACCAATAAATGCAATAGTAAGACAGCAATAATGGGATTAATCATCATCATTGGTTCATTTGCAGCAGCATTTTACCTACGCATACATAGTGAAATTCCCTTTGTCATTGCTTATTTTTTGATCAGTGTATTGATAAGTCTAGTAGGTCTTTATCTCACTATTAGTAACCTTAGCGCTCTCATTATTCAAGTTTTAAAAGGTCATCGCAAGTGGTTAAGTAATCATATGATCAGTATAAAAGAATTAGATTACCGATACTTCCAATATAAAAATACGATTTTTCTTTTAACACTACTAAGCAGTATCACTTTGATAGCTGCTGAATTTGCTGTCAGTAGTTATATGACATTACCCAATTACTATAAAGCTTTTGAGTTATATGATATGGTAGTTGTAAGTGAAAGTACAGATGAGATTAACCTTCATGAAGCATTAAATGATTATATTCATTGTGAAGGGATTACACCCTCCTTTCATACTTTTTTTTCGTGTCCCGTTATTAAGATTATAGGAAGAGATGGAAGCTATGTCAGTTACTCAAGCCTATTATCAACTTCACAATATAATCAACTATCAGATAACCCTGTTACTCTTTCTCCTGGTGATTGGCTTTTTACCCATAGTACATACTATGAGGTTGACTATTATGATTACTGGGGTCCTTTCTATTATAAGAATAAGGATGAAATGATTGAAATACCTGTGGTCAGTGAGACAAGTCATGTTTTCATTAATGATTCAGTTAGGAATGATACTTTTCTCATAATAGATGACACTTATTATAATGAATTAGAAAAAGACTATATGGATACTAGAACATATCATTTAATAAATTTTAGTGATATGAGGGATGAAGAACGGATGTATCAATTCTTATATTCGATTACAGAAAATCCTAGACACTCACTTTACTCAAAAAAGTACTACTTAGACAAGAAGAGCAAAGAGGTTTCATTTACTGCTTATTTAACGCTATCAGTTAGTATAGCATTTTTTGTTGCTCTTTGTAGTTCGTTATATTTCAAAATAATAAGTGACATGGATATTTTTAGAGACAGTTATAAAAAACTCTATCGAATAGGTATTACAGCCAAAGAAATGAAAAGTATTATGAAAAAGATTATCTCTCCAATCATTATCGCTGAAAGTCTTTTAGGAAGTCTTTACTCACTTTACTATTTTTTTGTGTTAGCATGGGAATCGCCAACTAGCTTATTACAACAACATTTTCATAATATTTTAATGATTATTGCCTTCTTTTATATGACTCAATTTATCCTTTATAAAATAATCATTTATAACATTTCTACTTCCATAAGTAAAAAGGGCGTGTGA
- a CDS encoding DJ-1/PfpI family protein, whose amino-acid sequence MKNILFFLYEDMADFEVTLVAHILGAGGEEAYKITPIAYTLDPIRSKCGLVYLPEKTVDEVLDQETEGLIIPGGFNMDARPHLITLIQKLYKEKKLVSAICAAPYYLAKAGILDHHRFATSLANWSDDHKALYGEDPFPRENYVNDRVMIDKNVITAKGVAFIDFAIAITKYLKLYSDEDIEEYKKILKG is encoded by the coding sequence ATGAAGAATATCTTATTTTTTCTCTACGAGGATATGGCTGATTTTGAAGTCACATTAGTAGCGCATATTTTAGGTGCTGGTGGTGAAGAAGCATACAAAATAACCCCCATAGCCTATACCTTAGACCCAATCAGATCAAAGTGTGGTTTAGTATACCTACCAGAAAAAACAGTAGATGAAGTACTGGATCAGGAGACAGAAGGATTAATTATTCCAGGCGGTTTTAACATGGATGCGCGACCTCATCTAATAACACTTATTCAAAAACTATATAAGGAGAAAAAGCTTGTATCTGCCATTTGTGCAGCACCTTATTATTTAGCTAAAGCAGGCATACTTGATCATCATCGCTTTGCAACATCTTTAGCTAACTGGTCTGATGATCACAAAGCTTTATATGGTGAAGATCCTTTTCCACGAGAAAATTATGTCAATGACCGAGTTATGATAGACAAGAACGTCATAACTGCTAAAGGAGTTGCTTTCATTGATTTCGCTATTGCAATCACGAAATATCTTAAACTCTATAGCGATGAAGACATAGAAGAATATAAAAAAATTCTTAAGGGATAA
- a CDS encoding DUF4932 domain-containing protein, protein MINTSKYIFLLVIALLVTMLLGVAVGMYVGKADDQVQETGIVEKFDLNRNKAASENDPKMIIEIIPEVQLLTELIDMIENPDASHYLSAEQEIVDGIVEQTKSMLTSSSKNQLYNYISVKNSYSTNMLHLQLDEKESPSLQFYHSLKDFYEQCHYKTQNYDSDIADYTDIIYNFRNDLDIGLYTWLSNFFGQPIEFYNIILIPDVDHSDMVLFIEEQGDKNILFHIFYLTDSSSQTTANQNLLTISRWSKFLYQPLINRHQELINQLGLVHYFYPVTNLMKEKNIIDMNTFLSELLTRSVTAYYLKTQYDEATYIKYVDYQVKQGFYMIEESVEQIAFYAENKQLFNHFEDFIPYYIKELSYSKDEIIADYYADD, encoded by the coding sequence ATGATTAATACTTCAAAATACATATTTTTATTGGTTATAGCGCTGTTAGTTACAATGTTATTAGGCGTAGCAGTTGGCATGTATGTCGGAAAAGCTGATGATCAAGTTCAAGAGACAGGGATTGTGGAAAAGTTTGATCTTAATAGGAATAAAGCAGCTTCAGAGAATGACCCTAAGATGATTATTGAGATCATTCCTGAGGTTCAATTATTAACGGAACTAATTGACATGATTGAAAACCCCGATGCCTCTCATTATTTGTCCGCTGAACAAGAAATAGTAGATGGTATAGTAGAACAGACGAAGAGTATGTTAACATCCTCTTCAAAAAACCAGCTTTACAATTATATAAGTGTGAAGAACTCTTATAGTACAAACATGCTTCATCTCCAACTAGATGAGAAAGAAAGCCCATCATTACAATTCTACCATTCTTTAAAGGATTTCTATGAACAGTGTCATTATAAAACCCAGAACTATGACAGTGATATAGCTGATTATACAGATATTATTTACAATTTTAGAAACGACTTAGATATAGGGCTCTATACTTGGTTAAGTAATTTTTTTGGACAACCAATAGAGTTTTATAATATTATTCTCATACCTGATGTTGATCATAGTGATATGGTACTTTTTATTGAGGAGCAGGGTGATAAAAACATACTTTTTCATATCTTTTACTTAACTGATAGTAGTAGTCAAACAACTGCTAATCAGAACTTATTAACGATTAGTCGTTGGAGTAAGTTCCTCTACCAGCCCTTAATTAATAGACATCAAGAACTAATTAATCAACTGGGACTTGTTCATTATTTTTATCCTGTTACTAACTTAATGAAAGAAAAAAATATTATTGACATGAATACTTTTTTATCTGAACTCTTAACGAGAAGCGTTACGGCTTATTACCTTAAGACACAGTATGATGAGGCAACTTATATAAAATATGTGGACTATCAGGTTAAGCAAGGTTTTTATATGATTGAAGAATCTGTAGAACAGATTGCTTTTTATGCTGAGAACAAGCAATTGTTTAACCATTTTGAAGATTTTATTCCATACTATATTAAGGAGTTAAGTTATAGTAAGGATGAAATTATCGCTGATTATTATGCAGATGATTAA
- a CDS encoding ABC transporter permease encodes MLKAILYLRSRTFKNNFIIMLIMVGLGLFLTAIFGTSMGGDYHPPVYIVDLDQSTSSELFIQQLLEHDIFEFHSSDEDKALSQVKNNQAVAAVVIKDEFGENLKQGKEVRVELIKQKDVVETIQLNNLLQSTMQLTASRIQLMKTLYEFIGDTNDIEEESFNSQLIDNYKLYNVRQRHLQSFNSDVITSSDKVSNNSYDNLIHTLIGFTLFFSTFPIVYNIADILSDKKKYTFNRIMISPVSKDIYLAGNMIFTVFQGIIQITILVLAGKYLFNVDWGNQLPLILLVFFTFILAMTCLGLFLSGLVKTYSQLSAITPIVLTSLGMLGGCMWPLEIVTNKVLLTLSNITPHKWALNSIKMLVMNDHGAIEAYQAIAVMLLMSCLFFMVGRRVLRTE; translated from the coding sequence ATGTTAAAAGCAATTCTCTATTTAAGATCGAGAACATTCAAAAATAATTTTATTATCATGCTTATTATGGTTGGGTTGGGTCTTTTTCTTACTGCAATCTTTGGAACTTCTATGGGAGGAGATTATCATCCACCAGTTTACATTGTGGATTTAGATCAATCAACATCTTCTGAGTTATTTATTCAACAATTACTAGAACATGATATCTTCGAGTTTCATTCTTCAGATGAAGATAAGGCACTGTCTCAAGTAAAAAATAATCAAGCTGTTGCTGCTGTTGTTATTAAGGACGAATTTGGAGAAAATTTGAAACAAGGTAAAGAAGTAAGGGTTGAATTAATCAAGCAGAAAGATGTCGTTGAAACAATTCAATTGAATAATCTTCTGCAAAGCACCATGCAGCTGACGGCATCAAGGATACAATTAATGAAGACCTTATATGAATTTATTGGTGACACCAATGATATAGAAGAGGAAAGTTTCAATAGTCAATTAATAGATAACTATAAACTCTATAATGTTAGACAGAGACATTTACAATCGTTTAATTCCGATGTTATAACCAGCAGTGATAAAGTGTCTAATAACTCATATGACAATCTTATTCACACTTTAATTGGCTTTACGTTATTCTTCAGTACATTTCCAATAGTTTATAATATTGCTGATATATTAAGTGATAAGAAAAAGTATACATTCAATCGTATCATGATATCTCCAGTATCAAAGGATATATATTTAGCAGGTAATATGATTTTTACTGTTTTTCAAGGTATTATTCAGATTACTATTCTGGTTTTAGCAGGTAAGTATTTATTCAATGTGGATTGGGGAAACCAATTACCTCTGATACTATTAGTTTTCTTTACATTTATATTAGCAATGACTTGCTTAGGACTATTTTTATCGGGTCTTGTTAAAACCTATAGTCAATTATCAGCTATTACGCCTATCGTATTAACAAGCTTAGGTATGCTAGGGGGCTGTATGTGGCCCCTAGAGATAGTAACCAACAAAGTACTATTAACTTTGAGTAATATTACGCCACATAAATGGGCATTAAATTCAATTAAGATGCTAGTTATGAATGATCATGGAGCAATAGAAGCCTATCAAGCTATCGCTGTAATGCTTTTAATGAGTTGTTTATTCTTTATGGTGGGTAGGCGTGTTTTAAGAACCGAATAG
- a CDS encoding ABC transporter permease gives MLNLLKKDFVILIKDRKLLVTILLMPIILSSILGFALQGTFGSFGIEDVIKIDIVQEYNLEDEVENFKNLAKNSYNMELDQETLMDYNLDTMFFEYFLDQLPSLITYKVTSMEEAKKDIADNEISAIVILPEDFVLNGFVSLYTPNRNRTTISIIPNPESNYFKYVVIDLVNGFNEKLNNDIINKSIAMDTVLGYKGLEGLSEMDVLFESIYSDGYDLPITVYERTVEGYHVIDSFTYVTVGMLAMFMLFTAGLAGRTLMDELSEKTHQRILVAGLHEKKIFMAKFLVIVIIAMIQVLTMIVYSRIMFGVTWNNLSDILLLSVVASCAIGSLGLMFSFAILVFNNYTVLAAFESVVVQILALIGGSYIPIYVLPEPIQVLSKFTINGLYLDGTIKLLSGAPISEVSENILALVIITLVFLGISFILTRKRGDRITC, from the coding sequence ATGCTGAATTTATTAAAAAAAGATTTTGTTATCCTTATCAAGGACAGAAAATTGTTAGTAACTATTCTCCTGATGCCTATTATTTTATCATCCATTCTTGGCTTTGCTTTGCAAGGTACATTTGGTTCATTTGGTATAGAAGATGTTATTAAAATCGATATAGTACAAGAATATAATCTGGAAGATGAAGTAGAAAATTTTAAGAATCTTGCTAAGAATAGCTATAATATGGAGCTAGATCAAGAGACACTAATGGACTATAATCTGGATACTATGTTTTTTGAGTATTTTCTAGATCAGTTACCATCATTAATAACATATAAGGTAACATCTATGGAAGAGGCAAAGAAAGATATAGCTGACAATGAAATATCAGCTATAGTTATTCTACCAGAAGATTTTGTTTTAAATGGTTTTGTTAGTTTGTATACACCTAACCGAAATAGAACTACTATATCCATCATTCCTAACCCTGAATCCAATTATTTCAAGTATGTTGTCATTGATTTAGTTAATGGTTTCAACGAAAAGCTTAATAATGATATTATCAATAAGTCCATTGCAATGGATACGGTATTGGGTTATAAAGGCTTAGAAGGATTAAGTGAAATGGATGTACTGTTTGAATCCATCTATAGTGATGGCTATGATCTACCTATAACCGTTTATGAACGTACCGTAGAAGGTTACCATGTTATTGATAGTTTTACCTATGTCACCGTAGGTATGCTAGCTATGTTCATGTTGTTTACAGCTGGGTTGGCTGGTCGTACTTTAATGGATGAGTTAAGTGAAAAAACCCATCAACGAATTTTAGTAGCCGGATTACATGAAAAGAAAATTTTTATGGCAAAATTCTTGGTAATAGTAATCATCGCTATGATACAAGTACTTACAATGATCGTCTATTCTCGTATCATGTTCGGTGTCACTTGGAATAATTTAAGTGATATACTTTTACTAAGTGTTGTAGCATCGTGCGCTATTGGAAGTTTAGGATTGATGTTCAGTTTTGCTATTTTAGTGTTTAATAATTATACTGTTTTAGCAGCATTTGAAAGTGTAGTGGTTCAAATACTTGCTCTTATAGGTGGTAGCTATATACCTATTTATGTCTTACCTGAGCCGATTCAGGTTTTATCAAAGTTTACAATAAACGGGCTTTATCTAGATGGTACGATTAAATTATTATCTGGCGCTCCTATCAGTGAAGTATCTGAGAATATTCTTGCTTTGGTAATCATTACTCTAGTATTTTTAGGTATTTCATTTATTCTAACAAGAAAAAGAGGTGACCGTATAACATGTTAA
- a CDS encoding ABC transporter ATP-binding protein → MTLLEIRSLKKQYKEITAVNDLSFKIEEGEVLGLLGPNGAGKTTAISIISTLIKANDGEVLYKGENIAKHPGKIQRDLGFVPQEIALFTTLTAYDNLMFWGKAYGLKGVTLKKKAKGILERIGLEDRGKDKVETFSGGMKRRLNIGAALLHEPSIVIMDEPTVGIDPQSRQYILDIVKDLNDKGSTIIYTSHYMEEVEQLCNKIIIMDHGKIIASGTKSELLDTIDEGEQIVLKIQGSRNNLIKKLSDQAYVLNVEIKEDSDEIVVHTKKNGNISHHIVNTLSELNINILSLEIRKPSLESVFLHLTGRTLRD, encoded by the coding sequence ATGACCTTACTTGAAATCAGAAGTTTAAAAAAACAATATAAAGAAATTACTGCTGTTAATGATCTTTCCTTTAAGATCGAAGAAGGGGAGGTATTAGGTCTATTAGGACCAAACGGTGCAGGGAAAACAACAGCTATATCCATTATCTCCACACTTATAAAAGCAAACGATGGCGAAGTTTTATATAAAGGTGAAAATATCGCCAAACATCCTGGAAAAATACAGAGAGATTTAGGATTCGTACCTCAAGAAATTGCACTTTTTACTACTTTAACAGCATATGATAACCTCATGTTTTGGGGAAAGGCCTACGGACTTAAAGGAGTTACTCTGAAGAAGAAAGCAAAAGGAATCCTAGAGCGAATTGGCCTTGAAGATCGTGGTAAAGACAAAGTTGAAACTTTTTCAGGTGGAATGAAGCGCCGCCTTAATATTGGTGCAGCACTATTGCATGAACCATCCATTGTTATTATGGATGAACCAACTGTTGGTATTGATCCACAATCACGACAGTATATATTAGATATTGTGAAGGACTTGAATGATAAGGGAAGTACAATTATATATACAAGTCATTACATGGAGGAAGTTGAACAGCTATGTAATAAAATTATCATCATGGATCATGGTAAAATTATTGCTTCTGGTACAAAAAGCGAATTACTTGACACCATCGATGAGGGAGAGCAGATAGTGCTCAAGATACAGGGATCACGCAATAACTTAATCAAAAAGCTAAGTGACCAGGCTTATGTATTAAATGTAGAAATAAAAGAAGACAGTGATGAGATAGTTGTACACACTAAAAAGAATGGGAATATAAGTCATCACATCGTTAATACATTATCTGAGCTAAATATCAATATTCTATCTTTGGAAATAAGAAAACCATCCTTAGAATCCGTTTTTCTTCATTTAACCGGAAGAACACTTAGAGATTAA
- a CDS encoding response regulator transcription factor yields MIRVALVDDQRIMIEGLKMIVGHGDIRVVGSASNGYEAYELCKEKSIDVMLMDIKMPNCNGVEAVKKIKRDYPHIKIIMLTTFNDDAYIFDSLRYGASGYLLKDAEPSEIIEAIKNVNAGGAMIEPTSANRLIEKFIELSLANDQTNEFHDIPLTKREKDVCRLVIEGKNNKEIADELYISEGTVKNNLTNILSKLNLRDRTQLAIYLLQHNVL; encoded by the coding sequence ATGATTAGAGTTGCTTTAGTTGATGATCAAAGAATTATGATTGAAGGGTTAAAAATGATCGTTGGTCATGGAGATATCAGAGTTGTTGGTTCTGCCAGCAATGGTTATGAAGCTTATGAATTATGCAAAGAGAAAAGTATTGATGTCATGTTAATGGATATTAAGATGCCAAATTGTAATGGTGTAGAAGCTGTAAAGAAAATTAAAAGAGACTATCCTCATATAAAGATTATTATGCTAACTACTTTTAATGACGATGCTTATATCTTTGATTCTCTTCGTTATGGAGCTTCAGGTTATTTATTAAAGGATGCAGAGCCAAGTGAAATTATTGAGGCTATTAAAAACGTTAATGCAGGAGGGGCAATGATAGAGCCAACTTCAGCTAATCGTTTAATTGAAAAGTTTATCGAGTTATCTCTGGCAAATGACCAAACTAATGAATTCCATGACATCCCTTTGACTAAGCGAGAAAAGGACGTATGCCGTTTGGTTATAGAAGGGAAGAATAATAAAGAAATTGCTGATGAGTTATATATATCTGAGGGAACAGTGAAAAATAACTTAACCAATATTTTAAGTAAATTAAATCTAAGAGATCGAACCCAGCTGGCAATTTATCTTCTACAGCATAATGTTTTATAG
- a CDS encoding sensor histidine kinase has protein sequence MKNILQFIYIKSILITFLFIISMFYEQAFGQRFALLFSSYCLIIVMSFLTYKWQKNEIRLMLLILIEIFMIMIMEMETKYVINYYFHFFYMLIIIEGAYFLKEKRGIVIGITAILTSLFKYMYILTLNPNYSNISEMFFAEIALVLVLIIVYIFNKYDEAKRKGEEQIKVLARFEERKRVARDLHDTLGHQLTSLIMQLEMLDYQINANNEQQKNMMIESKVTAREALKELRMVVDALHQSQNDIDFIPEITELVAKFQKRTGIDIEFNIPQIIPKLTPVSKYALYHVVEEALTNAIKHGNASSIKISMSTVEKKLIFQILNNGVSNDKFIKGNGLKGMEERIHNINGHIDFDGNEGFKITGDIPFKGEIND, from the coding sequence ATGAAAAATATATTACAATTCATATATATTAAGTCGATATTAATTACATTCTTATTTATAATTTCAATGTTCTATGAACAAGCATTTGGTCAAAGGTTTGCTTTGCTTTTTAGTTCTTACTGTTTAATAATAGTCATGAGTTTTCTAACTTATAAGTGGCAAAAGAATGAAATAAGGTTGATGCTTCTCATCTTAATAGAGATTTTCATGATCATGATAATGGAGATGGAAACAAAATATGTTATCAATTATTATTTCCATTTTTTCTATATGCTTATCATCATAGAGGGTGCTTACTTTTTGAAAGAAAAACGAGGAATTGTCATAGGAATAACTGCAATTCTAACTTCACTATTTAAATATATGTATATTCTCACATTGAATCCCAATTACTCAAATATATCAGAAATGTTTTTTGCAGAAATTGCGTTAGTACTGGTATTAATCATTGTATATATATTTAATAAATACGATGAGGCAAAAAGGAAAGGCGAAGAGCAAATCAAGGTATTAGCCCGTTTTGAAGAGCGTAAACGAGTAGCTCGGGACTTACATGATACGTTAGGCCACCAATTAACAAGTCTGATTATGCAACTGGAGATGTTGGATTATCAGATTAACGCTAATAATGAGCAACAAAAAAATATGATGATAGAGTCAAAAGTAACAGCTAGAGAAGCACTTAAGGAATTAAGGATGGTTGTTGATGCCCTACATCAAAGCCAAAATGATATTGACTTTATTCCAGAAATCACTGAGCTAGTTGCTAAATTTCAAAAAAGGACTGGCATAGATATTGAATTTAATATTCCACAAATAATACCAAAACTAACGCCGGTCTCCAAATATGCCCTCTATCATGTGGTGGAAGAAGCACTGACTAATGCTATAAAACACGGTAATGCTTCTAGCATCAAAATCAGTATGTCCACTGTTGAAAAGAAACTCATCTTTCAAATATTGAATAATGGTGTTTCAAATGATAAGTTTATTAAAGGAAATGGTTTAAAAGGTATGGAAGAACGTATTCATAACATTAACGGTCATATTGATTTTGATGGTAATGAAGGATTTAAAATTACAGGTGATATACCTTTCAAGGGGGAAATAAATGATTAG